In Bythopirellula goksoeyrii, a single window of DNA contains:
- a CDS encoding sensor histidine kinase, with product MRWQPWLVTASLTLSLAALGWWQHHEYLQESKLIRETLRRESHAVMNALVGGFQAHRRRGNYFADQIAGLLQGIVRSDDILAIGVATEEGQLCLSAGKTKLLSTVSLTDAGDYWDAAGFRLVERFELPPPHEQARGGRGGGRGPPADAFGPEEFESPLSADGNFTAVLILDRSQVDARCRDAAWLRGSVAAASGLLLLGLSLAWWKTVQMAGRARLLEIESRHLRDLSQAAAGLAHETRNPLGLIRGWAQRLAQSGGQSSQQQDQVEAIVEECDRVTARINQFLAFARPTEPKLVRVYVKELIDELAILLEPDLSEKKLTLDCQSLELINPICADREMLRQALFNLVQNAIHASPVQETIEIRMRIRQNGKCRIEVVNRGSAIPDKVVKSLFTPYFTTRSDGTGLGLAIVQHIASMHGWEASYSPRSSGGSIFWLDGIHG from the coding sequence ATGCGATGGCAACCTTGGTTAGTCACTGCATCTCTTACACTATCGCTGGCCGCGTTGGGTTGGTGGCAGCACCACGAATATCTCCAGGAGAGCAAACTAATTCGGGAGACGTTGCGCCGAGAGTCTCATGCCGTGATGAATGCCCTGGTCGGAGGTTTTCAAGCCCACCGTCGTCGCGGGAATTATTTTGCCGATCAGATCGCTGGCTTGCTCCAGGGTATTGTGCGGTCGGATGACATTCTCGCGATTGGTGTTGCGACCGAAGAGGGGCAACTCTGTCTCTCCGCCGGCAAGACAAAACTATTGAGTACAGTTTCCCTTACCGACGCAGGTGACTATTGGGATGCAGCCGGATTTCGCCTTGTTGAACGATTTGAGTTGCCACCGCCTCATGAGCAGGCTCGGGGCGGTCGGGGCGGAGGGCGAGGACCGCCCGCCGACGCGTTTGGCCCTGAGGAGTTCGAGAGCCCTCTCTCGGCTGACGGCAACTTTACTGCCGTCTTAATTTTAGATCGATCCCAGGTCGATGCTCGATGCCGTGACGCAGCCTGGTTGCGCGGCTCGGTCGCTGCCGCGAGTGGATTGCTACTGTTGGGATTATCCTTGGCTTGGTGGAAGACCGTTCAAATGGCAGGTCGGGCTCGACTGCTGGAAATCGAATCGCGGCATCTCCGCGACCTGAGTCAAGCTGCCGCGGGGTTGGCCCATGAAACCCGAAACCCGCTGGGCTTGATCCGTGGTTGGGCGCAGCGACTGGCCCAATCCGGCGGCCAATCGTCTCAGCAGCAAGATCAAGTCGAGGCGATTGTCGAGGAATGCGACCGCGTGACGGCGCGGATCAACCAGTTTTTGGCTTTCGCCCGGCCAACAGAACCCAAGCTAGTGCGGGTGTACGTCAAAGAATTGATCGATGAGTTAGCGATCCTCTTGGAACCCGACTTGAGTGAAAAAAAATTGACGCTAGATTGCCAATCGCTTGAGCTAATCAATCCCATTTGTGCGGACCGCGAGATGCTTCGCCAGGCCCTGTTCAACTTAGTTCAGAACGCCATTCACGCGTCTCCAGTTCAAGAAACGATTGAGATTCGCATGCGTATCCGGCAAAATGGCAAATGTCGAATCGAGGTCGTGAATCGAGGCTCTGCGATTCCCGATAAAGTGGTCAAGTCGCTGTTTACGCCTTACTTTACCACGAGATCGGACGGCACCGGCTTGGGACTGGCTATCGTTCAACATATTGCAAGCATGCATGGTTGGGAAGCCAGTTACTCGCCGCGCTCCAGCGGAGGCTCGATCTTCTGGTTGGATGGAATCCATGGGTAA
- a CDS encoding DUF2202 domain-containing protein, giving the protein MRCKHSLSLACGLIAAFAAIQVQAQRGVGDPVGVAQQAVQPKVVSLSGTVKAIITEPCKMTTGRSEEGTHILLEPTTGGELNIHLGPTASVGSVADKLVVGQTVAVQAFRTDKLPEDNYVAQSISIGDDVIPLRDENLRPRWAGGRGKQKGRDQSSTAVDVSDLGPGQGNGPAYGQGQGRGRNFANGQGRGGGRGQGQGLGRGRGQGPGFSQEQGFSQEKGCGRGQGLRCEQQLGAMLDALPKSALSEEERKALLLMREEEKLAQDVYVTLDKKWELRPLANISQAESRHMEFVKLLLDRYGLDDPIDEQALGKFPSPTMQDLYDQFVTQGEQSVEEAIKVGAEIEELDIADLRRQIDETDNDDIKVVYQNLLKGSRNHLRAFARQLSRYSVIYSTKHLSQAEFDRIANSDLERCMMISDPNDKF; this is encoded by the coding sequence ATGAGATGCAAACATAGTTTAAGTTTGGCATGTGGGCTGATCGCTGCTTTTGCAGCTATTCAAGTTCAGGCACAAAGAGGGGTCGGCGATCCAGTTGGCGTCGCGCAGCAAGCGGTCCAACCTAAGGTGGTTTCTTTGTCAGGAACGGTGAAGGCGATCATCACTGAGCCATGCAAAATGACCACAGGCCGATCGGAGGAAGGGACGCACATCCTGCTAGAGCCGACAACAGGAGGCGAGTTGAATATTCACTTGGGGCCAACAGCATCGGTTGGATCGGTGGCGGATAAACTAGTTGTTGGCCAAACAGTGGCAGTCCAAGCATTTCGCACCGACAAGCTGCCCGAGGACAACTACGTGGCTCAATCAATATCCATCGGTGACGACGTGATCCCCTTGCGAGATGAAAACCTGCGTCCCAGATGGGCTGGTGGTCGCGGAAAGCAAAAGGGTCGCGACCAAAGTTCGACAGCGGTGGACGTCAGCGACCTGGGGCCTGGACAGGGAAATGGACCGGCTTACGGTCAAGGACAAGGTAGAGGTCGCAACTTTGCCAATGGGCAAGGACGTGGTGGTGGCCGGGGCCAAGGACAGGGGCTTGGAAGAGGCCGTGGCCAGGGACCCGGATTCAGCCAGGAACAAGGTTTCAGCCAGGAAAAAGGTTGCGGTAGGGGGCAAGGCCTCCGTTGCGAGCAGCAACTTGGTGCCATGCTCGACGCGCTTCCAAAAAGTGCGTTGAGTGAAGAGGAGCGTAAAGCCCTGCTCCTCATGCGAGAGGAAGAGAAACTGGCTCAAGACGTGTACGTCACGCTGGACAAGAAGTGGGAGCTTCGTCCGTTGGCGAATATCTCCCAGGCTGAATCGCGGCATATGGAGTTCGTCAAGTTGCTGCTCGACCGATATGGCCTAGACGATCCGATCGACGAGCAGGCCCTGGGCAAGTTTCCTAGCCCGACAATGCAAGACCTGTATGACCAATTCGTCACGCAGGGGGAGCAATCGGTCGAAGAAGCGATCAAAGTCGGTGCCGAAATCGAGGAACTCGACATCGCCGATCTGAGACGCCAAATCGACGAGACGGACAACGACGACATCAAAGTCGTCTACCAAAACCTGCTCAAGGGATCGCGCAACCACCTGCGCGCTTTCGCCCGGCAGCTCAGTCGATATAGCGTTATCTACTCGACAAAGCACCTGAGCCAAGCCGAATTTGACCGTATCGCAAATAGCGACCTCGAGCGATGCATGATGATTAGTGATCCGAACGATAAGTTCTGA
- a CDS encoding nitroreductase family protein, with protein sequence MSNAYTMDTIIKVEENLCITCGNCIRTCPAGLITKKEFPLPIDNAWDLCIDCGHCVAVCPTGALHQRVMGPEDCDPIDIHLIPRWEEARQFLVSRRSTRVYVNRPVEKDKILQVLDVARFAPWGGNRQGDHLHWVVISDPAQVHRVAEMSIEWMKSVGESNPGMYKEAKLELFTSAWDEGEDQISRGAPCFIQAWAPKDERTAPQGATIALAYAQLAAHGLGLGSSWSGGINTAAQAYPPLIELLELPEGIVSYGTILLGYPAEPFMKIPARKPLNVTWR encoded by the coding sequence ATGAGCAACGCCTACACGATGGATACGATCATCAAGGTCGAAGAGAATCTCTGCATTACCTGCGGCAATTGCATCCGCACCTGCCCGGCTGGTTTGATCACGAAGAAGGAGTTCCCCCTTCCCATCGACAACGCGTGGGATCTTTGTATTGACTGCGGCCATTGCGTGGCCGTCTGCCCCACCGGAGCTCTGCATCAACGCGTGATGGGGCCGGAGGATTGCGATCCGATAGATATTCACCTGATTCCCAGATGGGAGGAAGCACGACAGTTTCTGGTCTCGAGGCGTTCGACACGCGTCTACGTCAACAGGCCCGTCGAAAAGGATAAGATTCTGCAGGTCCTGGACGTCGCCCGCTTTGCTCCATGGGGAGGGAACCGGCAAGGCGATCATTTGCACTGGGTAGTCATCAGCGACCCCGCCCAAGTTCATCGTGTGGCTGAAATGTCCATCGAGTGGATGAAGAGCGTCGGGGAGTCGAACCCGGGGATGTACAAGGAGGCCAAACTCGAGCTTTTCACCAGCGCGTGGGACGAGGGTGAGGATCAGATTTCCCGAGGCGCACCCTGCTTCATCCAGGCATGGGCACCCAAGGACGAACGCACCGCGCCCCAAGGCGCGACAATCGCCTTGGCCTATGCGCAATTGGCCGCGCATGGTCTCGGCCTCGGCAGCAGTTGGAGCGGCGGCATCAACACCGCCGCGCAGGCATACCCTCCGTTAATTGAACTCCTGGAGTTGCCGGAGGGGATCGTCTCTTACGGAACCATTCTGCTCGGATACCCCGCCGAGCCGTTCATGAAGATTCCGGCGCGAAAGCCGCTAAATGTGACCTGGCGTTGA
- a CDS encoding enoyl-CoA hydratase/isomerase family protein: MTDHNTTRMQRLGYRQPAEVAEPDELVLVEFVSDGRVAIITLNRPHADNAITTELAAQLIEVLETIAARSSVRVAILTGAGDRAFSVGGDLYQRKDMTKEQWLRQRQVFDRVLYTLRQLRRPIIAAVHGMAYGGGCEMAISTDFIIASDDAVFGQPEAMVGLSAGGGSPVLLPRVLPPGKAMQMLMTGDPITAQEAHRLGMVNELHPRDKLMEAVLRIAERIANNSPTAVQAVKRAVQMGQGEPVEQAVAIMMDEHWRSVVHPDRVEGIRAFTEDREPMFPDPDF, translated from the coding sequence ATGACTGACCACAATACCACGCGGATGCAGCGACTCGGTTATCGCCAGCCGGCCGAAGTCGCGGAGCCCGATGAACTCGTCCTGGTCGAGTTCGTGTCTGATGGGCGCGTGGCGATCATCACCCTCAATCGGCCGCATGCCGATAACGCCATCACCACGGAACTGGCCGCGCAACTGATCGAGGTCCTCGAGACGATCGCAGCCCGTTCCTCCGTGCGTGTCGCCATCCTGACCGGAGCGGGAGACCGGGCCTTCTCGGTGGGCGGCGACCTGTACCAGCGTAAGGATATGACCAAAGAACAATGGTTGCGGCAACGCCAGGTTTTTGATCGCGTGCTTTACACGCTGCGCCAGTTGCGTCGGCCCATTATCGCAGCCGTCCACGGGATGGCATACGGCGGCGGCTGCGAGATGGCCATCAGCACAGACTTCATCATCGCCTCCGATGATGCCGTCTTTGGCCAACCCGAGGCGATGGTTGGCCTGTCGGCCGGCGGCGGCTCGCCAGTGCTGCTTCCCCGCGTGCTCCCTCCGGGCAAGGCCATGCAGATGCTCATGACCGGCGATCCGATCACGGCTCAGGAGGCGCACCGGTTGGGCATGGTTAACGAACTCCACCCCAGAGACAAACTCATGGAGGCGGTCCTCCGCATCGCGGAGCGGATTGCCAACAACTCACCGACAGCCGTGCAGGCGGTCAAGCGTGCCGTTCAAATGGGACAGGGTGAGCCAGTGGAACAGGCGGTTGCGATCATGATGGATGAGCACTGGCGCTCGGTGGTTCACCCCGACCGCGTCGAGGGCATCCGAGCCTTCACCGAAGACCGGGAGCCGATGTTTCCGGATCCGGACTTTTGA
- a CDS encoding sigma-54-dependent transcriptional regulator translates to MGKDQRTIMVVDDEAAQRRLMGDFISSLGYTALEMPCAEDALEAIRRKRPEMVLLDVRLPGMSGIDALREIREFAGNLPVLLVTAYADLRQAVDAMKGGADDYLSKPVDLDELAAAIADAMGSTSVGLSGGKQAMPELPEDFICESSAMRHVVKTAAVVAPSDVPLLIMGASGTGKEVIAQLIHRWSGRAKETLIVANCAGLPESLIESELFGHKKGAFTDASADRLGFFRAAHHGTLFLDEIGELPLHLQPKLLRALESGQITPLGSDEPVEVDVRLLAATNCDLASAVRDGRFREDLYYRINVVELIVPSLSERREDIPKLARMFATQFAGGPVRLSPQAMNCLLANTWTGNVRELRNAVQRACLLCRGDVIMPEHLPAKIAGLVSQDSLQNADAGRLSQVERATILATLDECDGNRTHAAKKLGISRRALIYKLRSLEAEAP, encoded by the coding sequence ATGGGTAAAGACCAACGCACAATTATGGTGGTGGATGATGAGGCGGCCCAGCGCCGGCTGATGGGTGATTTTATCAGCTCTCTCGGATACACGGCCCTTGAAATGCCGTGCGCGGAAGATGCGCTCGAAGCCATTCGCCGCAAACGCCCCGAGATGGTACTGCTCGATGTCCGCCTGCCAGGTATGAGCGGCATCGACGCACTGAGAGAAATCCGTGAGTTCGCTGGTAATCTACCGGTGCTGCTCGTGACCGCCTATGCTGATTTGCGCCAGGCCGTCGACGCAATGAAAGGTGGCGCGGACGACTACCTGTCTAAACCGGTCGATCTGGATGAGTTAGCCGCCGCCATCGCCGATGCGATGGGTTCGACCTCTGTCGGTCTTTCAGGCGGCAAACAGGCAATGCCTGAGCTGCCTGAAGATTTCATCTGCGAGAGCTCGGCCATGCGCCATGTGGTGAAGACAGCAGCGGTAGTTGCACCGTCCGACGTTCCCTTGTTGATCATGGGCGCTAGCGGCACCGGCAAGGAAGTCATCGCACAGTTGATCCATCGCTGGAGCGGACGGGCCAAAGAGACGCTGATCGTCGCAAATTGCGCCGGCTTGCCGGAGTCGCTCATCGAAAGTGAGCTATTTGGACACAAGAAAGGAGCATTCACCGACGCATCCGCTGACCGTCTGGGCTTCTTTCGCGCAGCCCATCACGGCACGCTTTTTCTGGACGAGATCGGGGAGTTGCCTTTGCACCTGCAACCCAAACTGTTGCGAGCCCTGGAGTCTGGCCAGATCACACCACTTGGCAGCGACGAACCAGTGGAGGTCGATGTGCGGTTATTAGCGGCCACCAATTGCGACCTTGCCAGCGCGGTCCGCGATGGCCGATTTCGTGAAGACCTTTACTATCGCATCAATGTCGTGGAACTTATCGTGCCATCACTTAGTGAACGCCGAGAGGATATACCAAAGCTGGCCCGAATGTTCGCTACTCAATTCGCCGGCGGCCCGGTGCGTCTCTCGCCGCAAGCGATGAATTGCCTGCTGGCAAACACATGGACCGGGAATGTGCGAGAACTTCGCAATGCCGTACAGCGTGCATGTCTGCTATGTCGAGGCGATGTCATTATGCCGGAGCATTTGCCAGCAAAGATTGCCGGTCTCGTATCCCAAGACAGTTTGCAGAACGCCGATGCCGGTCGACTTTCTCAAGTCGAACGCGCAACGATCTTAGCCACACTCGATGAATGCGATGGCAACCGCACACACGCCGCGAAGAAACTGGGCATCAGCCGCCGTGCACTAATCTACAAACTGCGCTCTCTTGAGGCCGAGGCTCCCTAG
- a CDS encoding ABC transporter substrate-binding protein, producing MMANEVKATTFENTKLNTVKLDWKEVYYTNCPLVSASNVDEGVGLTKKEFKKIGVNYRYLRSTPENDWYPHYIHNLDNLIRFGGLFPAIDAHADYRRTCLLGVTQMPAEGGVMMVRSGDDIYRMSDLKGKKIGLSKSMNQIKNDWWRIQEHQGIELMLRMNGMTMDDIELVEFPYADDWYNDPKMVGPEMELSIDLWLKRDHKHDLAFRPLESALEKGVIDAMYTQTKPLQQLSEDTGKFAAIEDLSRSPDWRLQVANIPAAITCTKVMADKHPELAVTFMKGMIRAGRWANENKRAAAEILDQQTFYRDIEHTWQGIRDVDLVPNLSLLNLASVNIGKEFMVSHGYIKNDFDVNEWAAPEFLEQASRELLEEEWKKRSTAKLPKAASPLAGGGKLG from the coding sequence ATGATGGCCAACGAAGTCAAAGCTACGACGTTTGAGAACACAAAACTAAATACGGTAAAGCTTGATTGGAAAGAGGTGTACTACACCAACTGTCCGCTAGTCTCGGCGTCGAATGTCGACGAAGGCGTTGGCTTGACCAAGAAGGAGTTCAAGAAGATCGGGGTGAACTATCGCTACCTGCGTTCCACTCCCGAAAACGACTGGTATCCGCACTACATCCACAACCTGGACAACCTGATCCGCTTCGGCGGACTGTTCCCGGCCATCGACGCCCACGCCGACTACCGCCGGACCTGCCTTCTGGGAGTCACGCAGATGCCGGCCGAAGGCGGTGTGATGATGGTGCGTTCTGGAGACGACATCTACCGGATGTCCGATCTGAAAGGCAAGAAAATCGGTCTTTCCAAGAGCATGAACCAGATCAAGAACGACTGGTGGCGCATTCAGGAGCACCAGGGGATCGAGCTCATGCTCCGGATGAATGGAATGACCATGGACGACATCGAGCTCGTCGAGTTCCCGTATGCCGACGACTGGTACAACGATCCGAAGATGGTGGGACCTGAAATGGAACTCTCCATCGATCTGTGGCTCAAGCGCGACCACAAGCACGATCTTGCCTTCCGCCCGCTGGAAAGCGCACTGGAAAAAGGAGTCATCGACGCAATGTATACGCAGACCAAGCCGCTCCAGCAGCTCTCCGAGGATACAGGCAAGTTCGCGGCGATCGAGGACCTCTCCCGCTCCCCGGACTGGCGCCTGCAGGTGGCCAACATTCCCGCTGCCATCACCTGCACTAAGGTTATGGCCGACAAGCATCCCGAACTCGCCGTCACCTTCATGAAGGGCATGATCCGAGCCGGTCGCTGGGCCAACGAGAACAAGCGCGCCGCAGCGGAGATTCTCGACCAGCAGACCTTCTACCGAGACATCGAGCACACCTGGCAGGGCATCCGGGACGTGGACCTTGTGCCGAACCTGTCCCTCCTGAACCTGGCCTCCGTCAACATCGGCAAGGAGTTCATGGTCAGCCACGGCTACATCAAGAACGACTTCGATGTGAACGAATGGGCCGCGCCCGAGTTCTTGGAACAAGCCAGCCGGGAACTGCTGGAGGAGGAATGGAAGAAGCGGAGCACCGCCAAGCTTCCCAAAGCTGCGAGCCCGCTTGCAGGCGGAGGAAAGCTCGGCTGA
- a CDS encoding PEP-CTERM sorting domain-containing protein, translating to MTHQLERKLMVITVKRMLSWTINSVIIMIVSNAHADTLNFTLDNLLLDDGGQITGTFDWTFSAGDFEGGSGAFTALDIPYTAYSFAAGNLNTDVQSNAIEISGNGNYHDMGLDIRIVLSQSLSPTQSVPIDTDPTQSFFECCGNGFQDQPFLSGRVVPTALLNGDFDIDGDADGHDFLEWQRGNSLDPLSASDLAAWKNNYSVSLLVATSVALPEPSTVVLLSFAVVWSNLTRRRLIASIVSRTH from the coding sequence ATGACGCACCAATTAGAAAGAAAGCTCATGGTAATCACTGTGAAACGAATGTTGTCTTGGACGATCAACAGTGTCATCATCATGATCGTGTCTAATGCTCACGCAGATACGCTGAATTTTACGCTGGATAATCTCCTATTGGATGACGGTGGACAGATCACTGGCACGTTTGATTGGACCTTTAGCGCGGGGGACTTTGAGGGGGGGAGCGGGGCATTTACTGCGCTAGACATACCATACACTGCATACAGCTTTGCTGCTGGTAATCTGAATACGGATGTACAGTCCAATGCCATCGAGATTTCTGGAAACGGCAACTACCATGATATGGGCTTAGATATAAGAATCGTTCTCTCACAGTCTCTCTCACCCACTCAGTCTGTGCCGATTGATACGGACCCAACCCAAAGCTTCTTCGAGTGCTGTGGCAATGGTTTCCAAGACCAGCCTTTCCTAAGTGGAAGAGTGGTTCCTACTGCCCTTCTCAACGGCGACTTCGACATCGACGGTGATGCGGACGGCCATGATTTTCTTGAGTGGCAGCGAGGTAATTCTCTCGACCCACTGAGTGCGAGTGACCTTGCTGCTTGGAAGAACAATTACTCAGTGTCTCTGCTCGTGGCTACAAGCGTGGCCTTGCCGGAGCCATCGACTGTGGTGCTGCTATCGTTCGCTGTAGTGTGGAGCAATTTGACCAGAAGGCGGCTCATCGCCTCGATAGTCTCAAGAACTCATTGA
- a CDS encoding rhodanese-like domain-containing protein has product MQTTIHLGMFLDQTAAVNMLFGLAVIIAVGVVTPVACAQETKAEIPEAKQTTLGLYVTPVQAYEKWKAAPEKVKVIDVRTPEEYAFVGHAEMAWNIPVAFVEYQRKDGKTAYGARPNPNFVAEVKKLVGPNDSLLLMCRSGGRSAMAINQLAAAGFKNVYNITDGFEGDKVEDPGSVFFGKRMRNGWKNSAPWIYDVDPEKVILEEGASKETDP; this is encoded by the coding sequence ATGCAAACAACAATTCACCTTGGGATGTTCCTTGACCAAACTGCCGCAGTTAACATGCTATTCGGCTTGGCTGTCATTATTGCTGTGGGTGTCGTGACGCCGGTTGCCTGTGCTCAAGAAACCAAAGCCGAAATCCCTGAGGCAAAACAAACGACCCTTGGTCTTTATGTCACCCCCGTACAGGCCTATGAAAAGTGGAAGGCCGCTCCGGAAAAAGTAAAGGTGATCGACGTGAGAACACCAGAAGAGTACGCGTTTGTCGGCCACGCGGAGATGGCATGGAACATTCCCGTTGCCTTTGTGGAGTATCAACGAAAAGACGGTAAAACCGCATACGGCGCGAGACCCAATCCGAATTTTGTTGCCGAGGTCAAGAAGTTGGTCGGACCAAACGACAGTCTACTGCTTATGTGCCGATCGGGAGGTCGTTCCGCGATGGCCATCAACCAACTCGCGGCTGCCGGTTTCAAGAACGTCTACAACATTACTGACGGGTTCGAAGGAGACAAAGTTGAAGATCCCGGCAGCGTCTTCTTTGGCAAAAGGATGCGGAACGGCTGGAAGAACTCGGCGCCCTGGATCTACGACGTTGACCCCGAGAAGGTCATCCTCGAAGAAGGCGCCTCCAAAGAGACCGATCCCTAA
- a CDS encoding phosphoribosylaminoimidazole carboxylase, with the protein MTKSEPTNWLVDPKRGQLLPLTGIWILALDWLLFSSNLMTAGLATPLVVSIGFVLGASGTLVFQKWFAGDSLWKAALIALAPGIVVGTPWPLTGTLVGGWILLASGIKTTKRE; encoded by the coding sequence ATGACCAAGAGCGAACCGACGAATTGGCTCGTGGATCCGAAGCGTGGTCAGTTGCTACCGCTCACGGGGATCTGGATTCTCGCGCTCGATTGGCTACTTTTTTCATCGAATCTCATGACGGCCGGCCTAGCAACGCCGCTTGTCGTTAGCATTGGTTTCGTACTGGGAGCCAGTGGCACTCTGGTTTTCCAAAAATGGTTCGCCGGAGACTCGCTTTGGAAAGCTGCGTTAATAGCTCTTGCCCCGGGAATCGTCGTGGGTACTCCCTGGCCATTGACCGGGACACTAGTTGGCGGTTGGATACTGTTGGCGTCAGGCATCAAGACTACCAAACGCGAATAA
- a CDS encoding DUF6489 family protein, with protein MKITINIDCTPTEARQYMGLPDVAPMQEEMLKDLQERMMSNISSLQPAEMIKAGFPVGLESLLTIQKAFWSQMTSLGTHSDDKS; from the coding sequence ATGAAGATCACTATCAATATCGACTGCACACCCACGGAAGCCCGCCAGTACATGGGACTGCCGGACGTAGCACCGATGCAGGAGGAAATGCTCAAGGATTTGCAGGAACGGATGATGTCCAATATCAGCTCATTGCAGCCCGCAGAGATGATCAAGGCAGGGTTCCCCGTGGGATTGGAGAGTTTGCTGACAATCCAAAAAGCGTTCTGGTCGCAGATGACCTCTCTTGGCACTCACAGCGACGACAAGTCCTAA
- a CDS encoding carbon storage regulator, giving the protein MEDRIMLVLSRKVGEAIHIDGKIKVKIVRINGNRVKIGIEAPKEVHVVRCELGEWSDISFHRHSPPDSSLGSNFMASMI; this is encoded by the coding sequence ATGGAGGATAGGATTATGTTGGTACTTAGTAGAAAGGTCGGTGAGGCGATCCACATCGACGGGAAGATCAAAGTGAAGATCGTGAGGATCAATGGCAACCGCGTGAAGATTGGGATTGAAGCTCCGAAGGAAGTGCATGTTGTGCGATGCGAATTGGGCGAGTGGTCGGACATTTCTTTTCACCGGCACTCACCACCTGATTCGAGCCTCGGTTCGAACTTTATGGCTTCGATGATCTAG